Proteins encoded together in one Halothermothrix orenii H 168 window:
- a CDS encoding methylenetetrahydrofolate reductase, which translates to MDFSRVLTEREFIVTAELDPPRGVNTEDVVEKVKYLSDYVDAINFTDSPMARMKMNPVALTHHLKNKFNFKVDFICHLTGRDRNLIGLQSELLGGALLGVKNYLFLTGDKPEYGDHPSSTGVFDCDGTALVKLANQLNGGRDYAGNPLNGPLDITIGAGINPGGNLTVEIEKLKSRIGSGARFIQTQIVYDPGVVINFMERIKTIEALWPVKPRILFGIMPLKNYKMATYIHENVPGVDIPAPVMKAIKKGDERTGIKLAKEFVLNIKDYVDGIHIMPMGRMEVVSELVDAILTEGNRAIL; encoded by the coding sequence TTGGATTTTAGCAGGGTTTTAACGGAAAGGGAATTTATTGTTACAGCTGAGCTAGATCCACCAAGAGGGGTCAATACTGAGGATGTAGTGGAGAAGGTTAAATACCTGTCAGATTATGTGGATGCCATTAATTTTACTGATTCACCCATGGCCAGGATGAAAATGAATCCAGTGGCTTTGACCCATCACCTTAAAAATAAGTTTAATTTTAAGGTTGATTTTATCTGTCATTTGACCGGTCGGGATCGAAACCTCATTGGGTTACAGAGTGAGCTTCTCGGTGGGGCCCTTCTGGGTGTCAAAAATTATTTGTTCCTGACCGGAGATAAACCGGAATATGGGGATCACCCTTCCAGCACAGGTGTTTTCGATTGTGATGGAACCGCTCTTGTAAAACTGGCCAATCAGTTGAACGGGGGTCGGGATTATGCAGGTAATCCTTTAAATGGACCCCTGGATATTACCATCGGGGCCGGTATTAACCCCGGTGGTAATCTGACGGTTGAAATTGAGAAACTTAAATCCAGAATCGGCTCCGGGGCCCGTTTTATTCAGACCCAGATAGTTTATGACCCCGGGGTAGTGATTAATTTTATGGAAAGGATTAAAACAATAGAGGCTTTATGGCCGGTAAAACCCAGGATTTTATTCGGGATTATGCCTCTTAAAAATTATAAAATGGCCACATATATTCATGAAAATGTCCCGGGCGTTGACATACCGGCTCCGGTCATGAAGGCAATAAAAAAGGGTGATGAAAGGACCGGAATAAAACTGGCGAAAGAATTTGTTCTAAATATTAAGGATTATGTTGACGGAATTCATATTATGCCCATGGGAAGAATGGAAGTCGTCAGTGAGCTGGTTGATGCTATTTTGACAGAGGGTAATCGGGCAATATTATAG
- a CDS encoding homocysteine S-methyltransferase family protein → MANDFTSTLQEKIIIGDGAMGTMLQACGLSSGHAPESWVIKKPDTIYKIHKEYVAAGAGLIETNTFGANRLKLKSLGLEDKIEEINVKATGLARKAAGKVFVAGSVGPTGKLMEPHGDLSFDRARDVFKEQISYLVHAGVDVVIIETMSDLKELRAAVVAAKEFNVPVIAQMTFTERGITLTGSPPEVVAIVLDKMGVDVIGVNCVAGIEEALIVIKKMSRVTSKPLSVFPNAGLPESKGGETVYPQTPDAFTDKIPELLKYNVKLIGGCCGTNPRFIKGIKQVVYEAKVSNNTNTDAKDENKNRTYLTSNHTYLQASEDKPVFLIGERINPTGRNDLKEALKGEKWSVLRKEAREQVIAGAHLLDVNIGMAGIDREKCMKKVIQELQLEVDVPLVIDTPRTGVLETALKEYTGRALINSVNGNPDVMDKVFPLACRYGAAVIGLTLDDRGIPSEVEGRLEIARQIIARAREYGLGEEDIIIDPIVLTAGSNQSEVMKGIETLKRIKEELGVKTTMGISNVSHGLPNRKLINRTFLAMALGAGLDFPIVDPVDEDLMATVRAANLLTARDRNGQNFLKWYGNFQGNKSLEEDRLDNNKETKSSRDKENDRLLSSIADIVVSGDTDIIEEQVARALELYQPREIINRAMVKGLKRVGDLYDRGEYFLPQLMQSSRVVKKAFDLLKERMNSKGREINKAGRILLATVEGDIHDIGKNIVKVVFNNYGFEVVDLGVNVKSDDIVEAAFDHKVDIVGLSALMTVTMEKMRETVNILKQKGFKGGIIIGGAVTSEDFAREIGADLYAGDALDGVRKVKKYLNLN, encoded by the coding sequence GTGGCTAATGATTTTACCAGTACATTACAGGAAAAAATAATAATTGGGGATGGAGCTATGGGTACCATGCTTCAGGCCTGTGGACTTTCATCCGGGCATGCCCCTGAAAGCTGGGTTATAAAAAAGCCGGATACCATATATAAAATCCATAAGGAATATGTAGCAGCAGGTGCAGGGTTAATAGAAACCAATACCTTTGGGGCCAACAGGCTGAAACTTAAATCATTGGGGTTAGAAGATAAGATAGAAGAGATTAATGTAAAAGCCACAGGATTGGCCCGCAAAGCAGCGGGAAAGGTTTTTGTGGCAGGCTCGGTTGGCCCTACTGGAAAATTAATGGAGCCCCATGGCGATCTTTCCTTCGACAGGGCCAGGGACGTTTTTAAAGAACAGATATCATACCTGGTTCACGCCGGGGTAGATGTGGTTATTATCGAGACCATGAGTGATCTTAAAGAACTCCGGGCAGCGGTGGTAGCAGCTAAAGAATTTAATGTACCGGTTATTGCCCAGATGACTTTTACAGAGAGGGGGATAACCTTGACGGGTTCTCCCCCTGAGGTGGTTGCCATTGTTCTTGATAAAATGGGAGTAGATGTTATCGGTGTTAACTGTGTGGCCGGGATTGAAGAAGCCCTTATAGTTATAAAGAAAATGTCCCGGGTTACTTCAAAACCCCTGAGTGTTTTCCCAAATGCAGGGCTCCCTGAAAGCAAAGGTGGCGAAACAGTTTATCCTCAAACCCCTGATGCCTTTACAGATAAAATACCAGAACTTTTAAAGTATAATGTAAAATTGATTGGGGGGTGCTGTGGGACCAATCCCCGGTTTATTAAAGGGATAAAACAGGTTGTTTATGAAGCTAAAGTAAGTAATAATACAAATACTGATGCAAAAGATGAGAATAAAAACCGGACATATTTAACTAGTAACCACACCTATTTACAGGCAAGTGAGGATAAACCGGTTTTTCTCATCGGGGAAAGGATTAATCCCACCGGGAGAAATGATTTAAAAGAGGCTTTAAAAGGAGAAAAATGGTCTGTTTTAAGGAAAGAAGCCCGGGAACAGGTTATTGCCGGGGCCCACTTACTCGATGTTAATATCGGGATGGCCGGCATTGACCGGGAAAAGTGTATGAAAAAAGTTATCCAGGAATTACAGCTTGAGGTTGATGTTCCCCTGGTAATCGATACACCGAGGACCGGAGTCCTGGAAACTGCTTTAAAGGAATATACCGGTCGGGCCTTGATCAACTCAGTAAATGGTAATCCTGACGTTATGGATAAAGTATTTCCCCTGGCCTGTAGATATGGAGCAGCTGTTATTGGATTGACCCTTGATGATAGGGGGATTCCTTCTGAGGTTGAGGGCAGGCTTGAGATTGCTAGACAGATTATAGCCAGGGCTAGAGAATATGGACTTGGTGAAGAAGATATTATTATTGACCCCATTGTCTTAACAGCCGGTTCTAACCAGTCAGAGGTTATGAAGGGGATTGAGACTTTAAAAAGGATCAAGGAGGAACTGGGGGTTAAAACTACCATGGGTATCAGTAATGTTTCCCATGGGCTTCCGAACCGAAAATTAATTAATAGAACCTTTCTGGCTATGGCCCTGGGGGCAGGTCTTGACTTCCCCATTGTTGATCCCGTGGATGAGGATTTAATGGCCACAGTCAGGGCAGCTAATCTTTTAACTGCCCGGGATAGAAACGGACAGAATTTTTTGAAGTGGTATGGGAATTTTCAGGGTAATAAATCCCTGGAAGAGGATCGGTTGGATAATAATAAAGAGACTAAATCATCCAGGGATAAGGAAAATGACCGTCTCCTGTCATCGATTGCGGATATAGTGGTTAGCGGAGATACTGACATTATAGAAGAACAGGTTGCCCGGGCCCTGGAGCTATATCAACCCCGGGAAATAATTAATAGGGCCATGGTAAAGGGGCTTAAAAGGGTTGGTGACCTATATGACAGGGGAGAGTATTTTTTGCCCCAGTTGATGCAGAGCTCCCGGGTTGTTAAAAAGGCCTTTGACCTTTTAAAGGAGAGGATGAACTCAAAAGGAAGAGAAATAAATAAAGCCGGCCGGATTCTGCTGGCTACTGTAGAAGGTGATATTCACGATATTGGCAAAAATATAGTTAAGGTAGTCTTTAATAACTATGGCTTTGAGGTTGTAGATCTCGGGGTAAATGTTAAAAGTGATGATATTGTAGAAGCAGCCTTTGACCATAAAGTTGATATCGTGGGATTAAGTGCCTTAATGACCGTAACCATGGAGAAGATGAGGGAGACCGTCAATATCCTGAAACAGAAAGGGTTTAAGGGAGGAATAATCATTGGTGGTGCAGTTACCAGTGAGGATTTTGCCCGGGAGATAGGGGCTGACCTCTATGCCGGTGATGCCCTCGATGGGGTAAGGAAAGTAAAAAAATATCTAAATTTAAATTAA
- a CDS encoding alpha/beta fold hydrolase, which translates to MRKTNLARGLIFFFLTIILLSGFLSDRCEAGIFESIINDYFNKTPADYTVRDIPERGWGEVTFPDYGGEKRVSAFLRTVDSPHFNVIFVHGYGRSGKSYYFHGVFLKHYIENSSRYKFNEMTIDLAGWGGLDHRFNGFNDYSNDILGAVKYLERLSPDIPTIVVGHSLGGYSVLLAAARDQEGLIDGIISASPFSDYMRLVREYRFGDNYAFPWIFRNFIGVADKRLDGFFSDYNLEKLVSDIRVPVLIMSGKLDHPPFKLMAFDIYNKIPGHNKQLYYFDANHFGYYYFQSRQVRAVLNNYFDSIYQGKRLNMFEVPVSAKVLKKAKGYQVMITLDKRINKPSPVQVCLEKDGELTYKKYVFSPDQKRAVFNLSFKPESYYVFRPVIAVVEGKTWHYRLSDEEKAFARLYIFENSSRGGLSDPGPEEQEALQVLKKSNKVYYLEWLAESLARPRTARYREAIDLYEKMLTMDVHENIRVKSLYKIYVIYRDGLKDKGRAEFYYNKLREYDHRKTLVARAIDYERNNLDYGEKSYVVGDIKIIGLTRSNQGLITSQLPFRIGAPWTREIKDLTEQRLYHMNIFNPLNLKVEDKVIEGNKVSVVIRVHDSNPFMIHPGEFVIFKTINLASSQFTQRLRNPLGNGLSPFVGVNWSAEPWWLVGFDYTARQGWVTSCEYINYTRREEFNNISFSEKGFKTSLNFSNTPAPYRKVEYSLGYQEQNYKKEDASPIEQKYLIPGITLSLEEVGNLIVHLDYAYSPGEGFPDFVRSKFKWHIEKKAGQGRLIFSFNGGLSSSNTPLNYQFKGGGFSSIPLRGQSYDRAGTRYLSTSVEYHHPLLNELVSAIIFVDGGKIIPVSEDFSTINWEVDGGLGVAIYTPLGPVRADLGFDRIDRQTTFNMGFGHSF; encoded by the coding sequence ATGAGAAAAACTAACCTGGCCAGGGGTTTAATATTCTTTTTTTTGACCATAATTTTACTTTCAGGTTTTTTAAGTGACCGCTGTGAGGCAGGTATATTTGAGAGTATTATTAATGATTACTTTAATAAGACACCAGCAGATTATACAGTTAGGGATATTCCTGAAAGGGGCTGGGGTGAGGTTACCTTTCCGGACTACGGGGGAGAAAAAAGGGTCAGTGCATTTTTAAGGACTGTAGATTCTCCCCATTTTAATGTTATTTTTGTCCATGGATACGGCCGCTCGGGAAAGTCTTATTATTTTCATGGTGTTTTTCTTAAACATTATATTGAAAATAGTTCCCGTTATAAGTTTAATGAAATGACTATAGACCTGGCTGGATGGGGAGGTTTGGATCACAGGTTTAACGGTTTTAACGACTATTCAAATGATATCCTGGGTGCAGTAAAATATCTGGAGAGACTCTCTCCAGATATTCCCACTATAGTGGTCGGTCACAGTCTGGGGGGATATAGTGTTTTACTGGCTGCTGCCCGGGATCAGGAAGGGTTAATTGATGGTATTATTTCTGCCTCCCCTTTTTCAGACTATATGAGGCTGGTGAGGGAGTATAGATTTGGTGATAATTATGCCTTCCCCTGGATTTTCCGGAACTTTATCGGGGTGGCTGATAAAAGACTGGACGGCTTTTTTTCTGACTATAACCTGGAAAAGCTTGTATCTGATATCAGGGTTCCTGTTTTAATAATGTCAGGTAAGCTAGACCATCCGCCTTTTAAGTTAATGGCCTTCGATATATATAATAAAATTCCAGGTCATAATAAACAATTATATTATTTCGATGCAAACCATTTTGGTTATTATTATTTTCAAAGCAGGCAGGTAAGGGCTGTTTTAAATAATTATTTTGATTCCATCTACCAGGGCAAAAGGCTTAATATGTTTGAAGTCCCTGTCTCGGCAAAAGTTCTGAAAAAGGCAAAAGGATATCAGGTCATGATAACTCTGGATAAAAGGATTAATAAACCCTCACCGGTCCAGGTTTGTCTGGAAAAAGATGGTGAACTTACATATAAAAAATATGTCTTTTCCCCTGACCAGAAAAGGGCTGTCTTTAATCTATCTTTTAAACCGGAAAGTTATTATGTCTTCAGGCCAGTTATAGCTGTCGTTGAGGGGAAAACATGGCACTATAGATTAAGTGATGAAGAAAAAGCCTTTGCTCGCCTCTATATATTTGAAAACAGTTCCCGGGGAGGACTTTCTGACCCCGGACCAGAAGAACAGGAAGCATTACAGGTACTAAAAAAATCTAATAAAGTCTATTACCTGGAATGGCTGGCTGAATCCCTGGCCCGACCGCGGACCGCCCGTTATAGAGAAGCTATAGATCTTTATGAGAAAATGCTCACCATGGATGTTCATGAAAACATCAGGGTCAAATCTCTTTATAAAATATATGTAATATACCGGGATGGTTTAAAGGATAAAGGGAGGGCTGAGTTTTATTATAACAAACTCAGGGAATATGACCACCGGAAAACGCTGGTGGCAAGGGCCATTGATTATGAGAGGAATAATCTCGATTATGGAGAGAAGTCATATGTCGTTGGTGATATTAAAATAATTGGTTTGACCAGAAGCAATCAGGGGCTTATAACCAGTCAATTACCTTTCAGGATTGGGGCTCCCTGGACCAGGGAGATTAAGGATCTAACTGAACAGCGGTTATATCATATGAACATCTTTAATCCCCTTAACCTCAAAGTTGAAGATAAGGTTATAGAGGGGAACAAAGTTAGTGTTGTGATCAGGGTCCATGATTCTAATCCCTTTATGATCCATCCGGGAGAGTTTGTTATCTTTAAGACAATCAATCTGGCTTCCAGTCAGTTTACCCAGAGGTTGAGAAATCCATTAGGCAATGGATTGAGTCCCTTTGTAGGGGTTAACTGGTCGGCTGAACCCTGGTGGCTTGTCGGTTTTGATTATACGGCACGACAGGGCTGGGTAACATCCTGTGAATATATAAATTACACCAGGCGGGAGGAATTTAATAATATTAGTTTTTCGGAAAAAGGTTTTAAAACCAGTTTGAATTTTAGCAATACTCCCGCCCCTTACCGGAAGGTGGAATATTCATTAGGTTATCAGGAACAAAATTATAAAAAAGAAGATGCCTCTCCTATAGAACAGAAGTATTTAATCCCGGGGATTACACTATCTCTGGAAGAGGTGGGAAATTTAATAGTCCATCTTGATTATGCTTATTCCCCCGGGGAAGGATTTCCTGATTTCGTTCGTTCAAAATTTAAATGGCACATTGAAAAAAAGGCCGGTCAGGGAAGACTTATATTTTCTTTTAACGGAGGGCTTTCCAGCAGCAACACCCCCTTAAACTACCAGTTTAAAGGAGGAGGTTTTAGCAGTATTCCCCTGAGGGGACAAAGTTATGACAGGGCTGGAACCCGTTATCTATCAACCAGTGTTGAATACCATCATCCTCTTTTAAATGAGCTGGTATCGGCAATTATCTTTGTAGATGGCGGAAAGATAATTCCGGTCAGCGAAGATTTTTCCACGATAAACTGGGAGGTTGATGGTGGCCTTGGTGTTGCTATTTACACTCCTCTGGGACCTGTTAGGGCGGACCTTGGTTTTGACAGGATAGACCGCCAGACTACTTTTAATATGGGATTTGGTCATTCGTTTTAA
- a CDS encoding outer membrane lipoprotein-sorting protein: MKKITGTTLFILMGILIWGALPVEALSLTPEEILLNLDKKMNLEWSCIMDFEVITYEGEDSHQARVRVYIYDSKRSIATFLAPERFVNDRYLVVGHNTWKYQEGLRRPIRISPRQKLFGEAGIAETMGIDYYREYKPLGMEEEKEHFILKLKARDSKTAYQMADLYVSGDSLQIERVILKGVNGEPLKELIYHNHREMAGIEVADITVKNLLYERDRKTVLIFKDVKPGDLPEQAFQPLTLDKFRLLIRE, from the coding sequence ATGAAAAAAATAACTGGAACTACCCTGTTTATTTTGATGGGAATATTAATCTGGGGAGCTTTACCGGTCGAGGCCCTGTCTTTAACCCCTGAAGAGATCCTTTTAAATCTTGATAAGAAAATGAACCTGGAATGGTCGTGTATCATGGACTTTGAGGTTATTACCTATGAAGGGGAAGATAGCCATCAGGCCCGGGTCCGGGTCTATATATATGATAGTAAAAGGTCTATTGCCACATTTCTGGCACCTGAGAGGTTTGTTAATGACCGTTATCTGGTGGTAGGCCATAATACCTGGAAGTACCAGGAGGGTCTTAGAAGACCGATTAGAATATCACCGCGGCAAAAGCTTTTCGGTGAAGCCGGTATTGCAGAGACAATGGGAATAGATTATTACCGGGAGTATAAACCGCTGGGTATGGAGGAAGAAAAGGAACATTTTATTTTAAAACTTAAGGCCAGGGACAGTAAAACAGCATATCAGATGGCCGACCTTTATGTTTCCGGGGACAGCTTACAGATTGAGCGGGTCATCCTCAAAGGGGTCAATGGAGAGCCTTTAAAGGAATTAATTTATCATAATCACCGGGAAATGGCCGGTATTGAAGTGGCTGACATAACTGTTAAAAATCTGCTATATGAACGTGATAGAAAGACAGTCCTTATTTTTAAGGATGTAAAACCCGGGGACTTACCTGAGCAGGCTTTTCAGCCCCTGACGCTGGATAAATTCAGGTTATTAATAAGGGAATAG
- a CDS encoding ABC transporter permease — protein sequence MIKIAWRNILRNKRRSLLILGIIIFGVMVLFLVKGYFAATYDGLKMMSISRNGHLQIAPEGFWGNTGQERLLLTGEYHKAITGVLESVDDVNNFTSELKVSGILGTEKGSTIVSGTGIEPGNSFNQSVMIEEGFNLFPGDRTRVLLGKGVMEKLNLSVDDWFSLMATTLDGAYSASSLKVSGSFSTYSAEADNYFIMMPLSFAQNLLNTDGVDKVIVSLEDTGKTEEVKTRLEEKFEEMGLKVDIKTWLDLATMYHQVKAMYDLIFFFLSTIIFILVFFSILEIMSMAFFERMNEIGTIRAIGTRRRQVFTLLLQEALILGIIGGIIGLTLGWGIGYALNNAYITYTPPNVSEPVPLYFKLAFSNGVTPFIIILVSTTLSALYPALKASRINVVEMLRYS from the coding sequence ATGATAAAAATAGCATGGCGTAATATTTTACGGAATAAAAGGAGGTCCCTCCTTATTCTGGGGATTATTATCTTCGGGGTAATGGTACTTTTTCTGGTAAAGGGTTATTTTGCTGCAACCTATGACGGACTAAAAATGATGTCCATATCCAGGAATGGTCACCTCCAGATAGCACCGGAGGGATTCTGGGGAAATACGGGACAGGAAAGGCTTTTACTTACAGGTGAATACCATAAAGCTATCACCGGGGTCCTTGAGTCTGTTGATGATGTAAATAACTTTACCAGTGAACTTAAGGTTTCGGGAATTTTGGGGACCGAAAAGGGTAGTACCATTGTTTCTGGAACAGGAATTGAGCCCGGTAATAGCTTTAATCAAAGTGTAATGATTGAAGAAGGATTTAACCTCTTTCCTGGAGACAGGACCAGGGTTCTTCTGGGAAAAGGGGTAATGGAAAAACTGAATCTGTCAGTTGATGACTGGTTTTCTCTAATGGCTACAACCCTTGATGGGGCTTACAGCGCCAGTAGCCTTAAAGTTTCGGGATCTTTTTCTACCTATAGTGCTGAAGCTGATAATTACTTTATTATGATGCCCCTGTCTTTTGCCCAGAATCTATTAAATACCGATGGGGTTGATAAGGTAATAGTTTCCCTTGAAGACACAGGGAAGACTGAAGAGGTTAAGACTCGCCTTGAAGAAAAATTTGAGGAGATGGGACTTAAGGTTGATATTAAAACCTGGCTGGACCTGGCGACCATGTACCATCAGGTAAAAGCCATGTATGACCTTATCTTTTTCTTCCTGTCTACCATAATATTTATACTGGTCTTTTTCAGTATCCTGGAGATAATGTCAATGGCCTTCTTTGAGAGGATGAATGAGATCGGGACTATCAGGGCTATCGGAACCCGGAGAAGACAGGTTTTTACCCTGCTTCTACAGGAGGCGTTAATACTGGGGATTATCGGGGGTATTATTGGACTTACCCTGGGCTGGGGTATCGGCTATGCTTTAAATAATGCCTATATTACCTATACCCCTCCCAATGTCAGTGAGCCGGTACCCCTTTATTTTAAACTGGCCTTCAGTAATGGGGTTACTCCCTTTATTATTATTCTGGTTTCGACTACTCTATCGGCCCTGTATCCAGCCCTTAAGGCTTCAAGAATAAATGTAGTTGAGATGTTAAGATATTCATAG
- a CDS encoding ABC transporter ATP-binding protein has protein sequence MTILKARGIKKVYTTQAEKVYALKGVDLEINKGDFIVINGPSGSGKTTLLNILSGVDRPTEGEVYIDGKPLSELKDSKRTLIRRNKIGLVFQSFELIPVLTARENVEYPLLLQKIDRSQRKKRVDCILDQVGLLDMADRRPSQLSGGQKQRVAIARALVTEPDVVLADEPTGNLDTGTGRKIIELMNRLNHDFQVSFVIVTHDLSINQYARKLIKIRDGRLEVNNYDKNSMA, from the coding sequence ATGACCATTCTAAAGGCCCGGGGTATCAAGAAGGTCTATACCACTCAGGCAGAAAAGGTCTATGCCCTCAAAGGGGTAGACCTGGAGATAAATAAAGGTGATTTCATTGTTATTAATGGCCCCTCGGGAAGTGGGAAGACAACTTTATTAAATATTTTATCCGGTGTTGACCGGCCTACCGAAGGAGAGGTTTATATTGACGGCAAGCCATTATCTGAGTTAAAGGATAGTAAAAGGACCTTAATTAGAAGGAATAAAATAGGGTTGGTGTTCCAGTCTTTTGAATTGATCCCTGTTTTAACGGCCCGGGAAAATGTGGAGTATCCGCTTTTATTACAGAAAATTGACAGATCTCAGAGAAAAAAGCGAGTCGATTGTATTCTCGACCAGGTGGGGTTGCTCGATATGGCAGACCGCCGGCCTTCACAGTTATCAGGGGGGCAGAAACAGAGGGTGGCTATCGCCCGGGCCCTGGTAACTGAACCTGACGTGGTTCTGGCTGATGAGCCTACCGGTAATCTGGATACCGGAACCGGTCGAAAAATAATAGAGTTAATGAACCGTTTAAACCATGATTTTCAGGTTTCCTTTGTAATAGTAACCCATGACCTTTCAATAAATCAATACGCCAGGAAGTTAATTAAAATCAGGGATGGCAGGTTAGAGGTGAATAATTATGATAAAAATAGCATGGCGTAA
- a CDS encoding tetratricopeptide repeat protein — MLKRFNRSNIKNIWPLKFMAMVIMVGLSLVVVSSMVQAGEESPLQKGQKLYVRARDIFYNGEGGYQEIKKIVDNCEEILSSSEDNYKKYYWQGQLKFLQGEVAEALGKQREAAVSFDKASQLARKAIDNKSDFSDAYRLMADAYMRLMNYKGSLFAVTKGPQSLKLAQKAVSLDRTNYRALNTMAIYYINAPEIGGGDVNKGIKTLQKALESNDRFDNFISYMWLATAHKKKGEASAAMRYVKKALEIYPGSGWARWLMESIKKQEGEEK; from the coding sequence ATGTTAAAGAGATTTAATAGAAGCAACATTAAGAATATTTGGCCATTAAAGTTTATGGCAATGGTTATTATGGTGGGATTAAGTCTGGTGGTAGTTTCTTCTATGGTTCAGGCCGGAGAGGAGTCTCCCCTACAGAAGGGTCAGAAGTTATATGTCAGGGCCCGGGATATTTTTTACAATGGTGAGGGGGGTTATCAGGAAATAAAAAAGATCGTTGATAACTGTGAAGAAATTCTATCTTCATCTGAAGACAACTATAAAAAATATTACTGGCAGGGACAGTTAAAGTTCCTCCAGGGAGAGGTTGCTGAAGCCTTAGGTAAACAAAGGGAGGCGGCTGTATCTTTTGATAAGGCCAGTCAGCTTGCCAGAAAAGCCATTGATAATAAATCTGACTTCAGTGATGCTTACCGGCTTATGGCCGATGCCTATATGAGGCTTATGAATTACAAGGGTTCCCTTTTTGCCGTGACAAAAGGACCCCAGTCCCTAAAACTGGCCCAGAAAGCGGTGAGCCTTGATAGAACAAATTATAGAGCCCTGAATACCATGGCTATTTATTACATAAATGCCCCTGAAATCGGTGGTGGTGATGTCAATAAGGGGATTAAAACCCTTCAAAAAGCTCTGGAGAGTAATGACAGGTTTGATAATTTTATTTCCTATATGTGGCTGGCAACTGCCCATAAAAAGAAGGGGGAGGCTTCTGCGGCCATGAGGTATGTAAAGAAGGCCCTTGAGATATACCCTGGCAGTGGCTGGGCCAGATGGCTTATGGAATCAATTAAAAAACAGGAAGGGGAGGAAAAATGA
- a CDS encoding sensor histidine kinase translates to MRKSILAITKNSFKSGIIGIGISLMFFFSFSGFSKTDNPFLLFIIYVIFGYIVGFLISISSQSVIYIAANFSLPVISNVLGRSFITYLASSLVFYLCGLIFFPLIGVPFSFNLYISLGVGIGSVMISLFFYVLEQQQEKLELEKENKKLAIIEERNRIARELHDSVSQNLFGINLNLNTLEVLIDEGDHDRVRKTVEDLKKMVQEVQTEMRLMIYELKPVHLREKDFFEALESLVELYRNRYNLKITTHLNGNENRVESEVQLALYRVAQEALNNIVKHADADKVSITLGIGNNGITMAIKDNGKGFNVGRVKAGSGRFGISGMKDRVNDVGGDFDIESQPGQGTTVKVSIH, encoded by the coding sequence ATGAGAAAAAGTATTCTGGCTATAACTAAGAATTCTTTTAAAAGTGGTATTATTGGTATCGGGATATCACTTATGTTTTTCTTTTCATTTTCTGGTTTTTCAAAAACTGACAACCCATTTTTGCTCTTTATAATCTATGTTATTTTCGGGTACATTGTTGGTTTTTTAATTTCAATCAGCAGTCAGTCAGTGATTTATATTGCTGCAAATTTTTCTCTACCTGTAATTAGTAATGTACTGGGGCGGAGTTTTATTACCTACCTGGCAAGTAGTCTGGTATTTTATTTGTGTGGACTTATTTTCTTTCCCTTAATTGGAGTTCCTTTTAGTTTCAATTTATATATAAGTCTGGGGGTAGGGATTGGTTCGGTTATGATCTCCTTGTTTTTTTATGTGCTCGAACAACAACAGGAGAAACTTGAACTTGAAAAGGAAAATAAAAAACTGGCCATTATTGAAGAAAGAAACAGGATTGCCCGGGAACTCCATGATTCTGTATCCCAGAACCTTTTTGGAATCAACTTAAATCTTAATACCCTGGAGGTTTTAATTGATGAGGGGGACCATGATAGGGTTCGAAAGACAGTTGAGGATTTGAAGAAGATGGTCCAGGAGGTCCAGACCGAAATGAGGCTTATGATCTATGAACTAAAACCGGTCCACCTCAGGGAGAAAGATTTTTTTGAAGCCCTGGAAAGCCTGGTTGAGTTGTACAGAAACCGTTATAATCTGAAAATCACCACACATCTTAATGGTAATGAAAACAGGGTTGAGAGTGAAGTCCAGCTTGCCTTATACCGGGTAGCACAGGAGGCCCTAAATAATATTGTAAAACATGCTGATGCCGATAAGGTCAGCATAACCCTTGGTATAGGCAATAATGGAATTACAATGGCTATAAAGGATAATGGGAAAGGGTTTAATGTTGGCAGAGTTAAGGCAGGCAGTGGCCGGTTTGGGATTTCGGGAATGAAGGACAGGGTCAACGATGTTGGTGGTGACTTTGATATAGAGTCACAACCGGGACAGGGAACCACTGTAAAAGTTTCTATTCATTAA